Proteins encoded by one window of Homoserinimonas aerilata:
- a CDS encoding bifunctional riboflavin kinase/FAD synthetase has translation MEFFTELGQIPADFGPSVVTIGKFDGVHCGHRAVIAKLLEMADAHGLVPTVVTFDRHPLALFNPAAAPESLVSNEQKVEKLRDADVAATLMITFDDDFRSQAPDAFVRSVLVNALHARAVLVGSDFRYGIRGEGTVATLTEAGREYGFDVVLVDDVRAEEGRRASSTWIREALAAGDIAVARELLGAAPVVRSVVVPGERRGRELGFPTANLRPKPEGLIPADGVYAGWLTVDGTTYPAAISIGNNPTFEGVPARQVEAYVLDEDIDLYGRTVEVAFVERLRGMVRFDSVDELIVQLAADVDDTRRVLSSAQRP, from the coding sequence ATGGAGTTCTTCACCGAGCTGGGGCAGATTCCCGCCGATTTCGGGCCGAGCGTGGTCACGATCGGCAAGTTCGACGGGGTGCACTGCGGCCACCGCGCCGTGATCGCGAAGCTGCTGGAGATGGCGGATGCTCACGGCCTGGTGCCGACGGTCGTGACCTTTGACAGGCATCCGCTCGCCCTGTTCAACCCTGCGGCCGCACCCGAATCGCTGGTGAGCAACGAGCAGAAGGTGGAGAAGCTGCGCGACGCGGATGTCGCCGCGACCCTCATGATCACCTTCGACGACGATTTTCGGTCGCAGGCTCCAGACGCGTTCGTGCGCTCCGTGCTGGTGAACGCGCTGCATGCCAGGGCGGTTCTGGTCGGCAGTGACTTCAGGTACGGCATCCGCGGTGAGGGCACGGTCGCGACTCTCACGGAGGCCGGCCGTGAGTACGGCTTCGATGTCGTGCTCGTCGACGATGTGCGTGCAGAAGAAGGCCGTCGCGCCTCATCGACCTGGATTCGTGAGGCACTTGCGGCGGGCGACATCGCGGTTGCGCGCGAGCTTCTCGGGGCGGCGCCCGTCGTGCGCTCCGTCGTTGTGCCGGGGGAGCGGCGGGGCAGGGAGCTCGGCTTTCCGACGGCCAATCTGCGGCCGAAGCCGGAGGGTCTGATTCCTGCCGACGGCGTGTACGCGGGCTGGCTGACGGTCGACGGCACGACGTATCCTGCGGCGATCTCGATCGGCAACAATCCGACGTTCGAGGGGGTGCCCGCCCGCCAGGTGGAGGCCTATGTGCTCGATGAGGACATCGACCTGTACGGTCGCACCGTCGAGGTGGCGTTCGTGGAGCGGCTGCGCGGAATGGTCCGCTTCGACTCCGTCGACGAGCTCATCGTGCAGCTGGCGGCGGACGTCGACGACACCCGCCGCGTGCTCTCATCGGCGCAGCGCCCGTGA